Proteins encoded together in one Impatiens glandulifera chromosome 1, dImpGla2.1, whole genome shotgun sequence window:
- the LOC124939132 gene encoding NAC domain-containing protein 43-like, translating into MSISVNGQSQVPPGFRFHPTEEELLQYYLRKKVGNEKIDLDVILDVDLNRLEPWDIQEKCRIGTTPQNDWYFFSHKDKKYPTGTRTNRATTAGFWKATGRDKVIYTSIARIGMRKTLVFYTGRAPHGNKSNWIMHEYRLDDNPNLHDQSSGQQEEGWVICRIFKKKNYHKTPDGPNITNCAHRRHVKYPLDQDLLSSSSEEGTLENGRANNNNAISLMMSINNNRIIQTYDNSRFIKLPGLDTTNFAMNNEEMNVVGNSSSTIYHNNDWATFVDGMVTSQHNYGQISGDFFSSNININHQFLPSLAMDPTMPFPLKPTDEQDEMLDLWSFPNSSSHGTHYVKSG; encoded by the exons ATGAGCATATCTGTAAATGGGCAATCTCAAGTGCCACCTGGATTCCGTTTTCATCCCACAGAAGAGGAACTATTGCAATATTATCTTAGAAAGAAGGTTGGCAACGAAAAGATTGATTTAGATGTCATTTTGGATGTTGATCTCAATAGGCTCGAGCCTTGGGACATACAAG AGAAATGTAGAATAGGGACAACCCCACAAAACGATTGGTATTTTTTTAGCCACAAGGATAAAAAATATCCCACGGGAACCCGAACCAACCGAGCCACCACTGCTGGATTTTGGAAAGCAACCGGTCGTGACAAGGTTATTTATACTAGCATTGCTCGGATAGGAATGAGGAAGACCTTGGTTTTCTATACAGGTCGTGCCCCTCATGGCAACAAGTCCAATTGGATCATGCATGAATATCGACTCGATGATAACCCTAATTTACATGATCAATCTTCGGGGCAACAAGAAGAAGGATGGGTTATTTGTCGAatttttaagaagaaaaattacCATAAAACACCGGACGGTCCCAACATCACAAATTGTGCTCATCGAAGACATGTCAAATACCCACTAGATCAAGATCTCTTGAGCTCGTCGAGCGAAGAAGGTACTTTGGAAAATGGTCGcgctaataataataatgcgaTATCGCTCATGATGAGTATCAACAATAACCGGATTATCCAAACTTATGATAACTCAAGGTTTATTAAGCTTCCCGGGCTTGACACTACCAACTTCGCAATGAATAATGAAGAAATGAACGTGGTTGGGAACTCATCTTCGACAATTTATCATAACAATGATTGGGCAACATTTGTAGACGGAATGGTGACTTCTCAACATAATTATGGCCAAATAAGTGGTGATTTTTTCTCTTCTAACATCAACATTAATCATCAATTTTTGCCATCTCTAGCAATGGATCCGACTATGCCTTTTCCCCTCAAGCCTACCGACGAACAAGATGAAATGTTAGACCTATGGAGCTTTCCCAACTCGTCCTCTCATGGTACACATTATGTGAAAAGtggataa